In a genomic window of Kwoniella newhampshirensis strain CBS 13917 chromosome 8, whole genome shotgun sequence:
- a CDS encoding Fe-S cluster assembly protein DRE2, whose translation MVNANGLSYSSGSSSTQVVLGSMQRAEEYQTLLVELKGAAGGGKVQGEMVDRILDNATTLPSPPLTIHFVLPLPLPEKLLPTIPPSTQLFIHLPQHSESELTSLHASLAQHSFTPVLPTPSTSILAYTSPSAPSLPTIASVPSPIPAASTSTSAPLSLGARPLALKRSGDKARKAALWAIDSPLLPDGGKSLLTPEDHARPECVFPASDGKPVKRRRACKDCTCGLKELEDEEQAQSAAAVKEAQKAFFLEGDDDIPETLKTATEGMEGVWPTEKRAEAKKTSSCGSCYLGDAFRCSSCPYLGLPPFKPGEQVQLSIDDDI comes from the exons ATGGTCAACGCCAACGGTTTGTCTTACTCCTCGGGGTCCAGTTCCACCCAGGTGGTGCTGGGCTCGATGCAACGTGCGGAAGAATACCAGACTTTGTTGGTCGAGCTGAAGGGTGCTGCAGGAGGTGGTAAAGTGcaaggagagatggtggatCGTATCTTGGACAATG CCACAACACTCccttcaccacctctgACAATTCACTttgtccttcctcttcctttaCCCGAGAAATTGTTACCCACCATCCCACCTTCGACCCAACTCTTCATCCACTTACCCCAACACTCCGAGTCTGAGTTGACTTCTCTTCACGCCTCCCTCGCTCAGCACTCATTCACTCCCGTCCTTCCTACACCCTCCACCTCTATCCTGGCCTACACCTCCCCCTCtgctccatctcttcccacaATCGCTTCTGTCCCGTCACCCATCCCTGCCGCATCTACGTCAACTTCTGCGCCACTTTCACTTGGAGCTCGACCTCTCGCGCTCAAACGATCAGGCGACAAAGCTCGTAAAGCTGCATTATGGGCGATCgactctcctctcctccctgaCGGCGGGAAATCCCTTCTTACACCTGAAGATCACGCTAGACCGGAATGTGTCTTCCCAGCTTCGGACGGTAAACCCGTCAAGCGACGAAGAGCCTGCAAGGACTGTACCTGCGGTCTGAaggagttggaagatgaggaacaGGCACAGTCTGCCGCAGCGGTGAAAGAAGCTCAGAAGGCTTTCTTCcttgagggagatgatgatatccCCGAGACGTTGAAGACCGCCACAGAGGGTATGGAAGGTGTCTGGCCGACTGAGAAAAGAGcagaggcgaagaagaccagTAGTTGTGGAAGCTGTTATCTCGGTGACGCCTTTAGATGTTCCAGTTGTCCTTAccttg GTCTGCCACCTTTCAAGCCCGGAGAACAAGTCCAGCTCTcaatcgacgacgacattTAG